In Bdellovibrio bacteriovorus, the genomic window GAAGCAGTTTTTTGCTTTAGGTTGGAAAAAGACTTTATTAAAACTTGCGGCCGTAAATAAAAAGAATCTGCATGCCATTTACGGTTATGCCTTGATTGGGGCTTTGACCAATAAAGAATTCAACATGATCACTGAGGACGAAAAACAGCAGGCGCGTGAGTTCACCAAAGCGGTCCGCGAGGCCGAAAAAGCCAAGTCCAAAGCCAAACCCAACGCGACCGTTAAAAAGAAGACTAAAAAACGCTAACTCCCTAGATCTAGGGCTTTGATTACTAGTGGACCTCTGCGTTAGCCAAAACACCCCCATTGACCTTGCCGTTACGTCAAACCCTATGGTTGATTTAACGGAAAGGATTCCTTTGTATGCTTTCAATTGGTCGTTTTGCCCAACTAGCCCAAGTTTCACCACGCACGATTCGTTACTATGAGTCTATTGGCTTGATAGAGTCCGGATCGCGTGGCGAAAACAACTATCGGTATTACGACGCTGTCCTTGTCGACAAGGTGGAAAAAATTCGAAATCTGCAAGGGTTGGGTTTCAGCCTGGATGAAATCAAAGACATCATTCAAGTTTCTCCGAATTTATTTGTGCAAAACCTGCGTAAAAAATTAGAAGAAGTTGATACCGAGATTGCGACGCTTCGCGAGCGTCGCTCCAAACTGAAAGACCTTCTTTCCGTATCACTTAAAGTGGATTCAAGAGAATCCATCAACGATACTGAAAGGAAACAGTACATGGACGCTATTCACGAAGAGATTTTAACCAAACTTAAAGAAAAGCACGGGATCGTTAGCGAAAAGCATCTGCAATATTTAAAGCGCGATCGCACCTATGCCACCGAAGAACAGCAAGATTTTTTACGAGCCTTAAAACGCTGCTTGGATTTTGCCAAAGAACGAAATTTAAGATTAGGCCCCGTCCGCGGTGGTGCGCCCTCAAGCTTGGTCTTACACGCCTTAGGGGCGAACCCCTTGGATCCAACCCAGCATGAAGGATTTTTTCCAGAACGTCTTTTGACTCAAGCCCCCGAGGTGCATATTGATGTCGAGTTTGAAAGAGGCCAAGAGTTTGTCGACTTCTGTAAAGAGACCAATCGCGTCTTAAAATACGGAAAAATCGAAGCTTTCAAGATGCCGTTCTTAGATATCATGAACAATGTCGACGCAAGATTAGGAACCCCGATTGATTACAATTCTTATGATTCAGATTCGGACATCGTTTTAAAACCTTTCCGCACCGGAGATCTAGAAAAAATATTTGATTTCGATATTTCTCCAGGAGCCATGATTGAAATGTTGGATAAAAGTCTTCCCGGTCATGCCGGATCCGAAGCCTTGAAGAACTATGTTCGTTCTCAGAAAATCCATTCGTTCCGAGATGTGATTAACATCACCGCCGTGTGGCGTCCGTATTCACCAGAAATGATAGATCACTTAAATCAATATCGTGCCGCCAAAATAAATCCATTTAAGCACGAGTGTTTAGCACCTGAACTGCAAGAATATTTAAAGCCCAACTTCGGCATGGTTTTGTATCATGAAGACATCCTACGTATTTTAACTTATTACACCGGATGGGAAGCCGAACGTTGCAATAGACTTCGTCGGGATCTTTTTAGAGCAAACAAAAAAGTCGCCAAAGAGGATCTTGCGGACTATCAAGAGCTTTGCCAGATCGCTCCACCCAAGGTGGTGCAGCTGATCTTAGACAAAGCCCCCACTTCATTTTGTCTTCCGCATGCGGTGGCTTTTGCCGGCTTCACGAAGGCGTCGGCCATTCTTCAAACTTTACATCGTGACATTTATTTTGAAGAGATCAAAAAATGGGAAGATAAAAACAAATTTAAGTGGGATGATATCGGCGTAGCCTGGGAAGGCTTTTCGATATTGCAGACTTAAAATTCATCTAAGGAGTAATCATGACCGACGTGCAATTTCTTGAATGTAAAATCAGAATGCCAATGATGGATTTACCAGTACGGACGACGGTCATCACTTTAAGCAATGCCAAGGTCATGATTTCCCCAGGGTCTAAGCTCACTA contains:
- a CDS encoding MerR family transcriptional regulator, with product MLSIGRFAQLAQVSPRTIRYYESIGLIESGSRGENNYRYYDAVLVDKVEKIRNLQGLGFSLDEIKDIIQVSPNLFVQNLRKKLEEVDTEIATLRERRSKLKDLLSVSLKVDSRESINDTERKQYMDAIHEEILTKLKEKHGIVSEKHLQYLKRDRTYATEEQQDFLRALKRCLDFAKERNLRLGPVRGGAPSSLVLHALGANPLDPTQHEGFFPERLLTQAPEVHIDVEFERGQEFVDFCKETNRVLKYGKIEAFKMPFLDIMNNVDARLGTPIDYNSYDSDSDIVLKPFRTGDLEKIFDFDISPGAMIEMLDKSLPGHAGSEALKNYVRSQKIHSFRDVINITAVWRPYSPEMIDHLNQYRAAKINPFKHECLAPELQEYLKPNFGMVLYHEDILRILTYYTGWEAERCNRLRRDLFRANKKVAKEDLADYQELCQIAPPKVVQLILDKAPTSFCLPHAVAFAGFTKASAILQTLHRDIYFEEIKKWEDKNKFKWDDIGVAWEGFSILQT